A genomic window from Euryarchaeota archaeon includes:
- a CDS encoding glycosyltransferase: MKVLHVVPCLDPRTGGPARSVPALCSALEGAGAEIDLWTFRAPGSATTVPDSGNGFDVRWFAPAWRTREMPTRDFRDALRASAKDYDLIHLHSLWGPAITLAARESSRAGVPYVISPRGMLQTASRRRNGFVKAAYFELLEKSTVRRARAIHFFNEYEAADSKTSVGDHTETFVVPNGIDLPTTIPAKGGFRAAFPQVAQRRMLLFLGRLHWSKGLDLQLMALQRVLRTRGDVVLVFAGPDGGERRGLETLSQELGIADHVCFTGPLSTVQAMEAIVDADTFLLTSLHEAHSVAMNEALALGTPLVITENICFGLLNEYAAARVVAWDPDALANGITDVLSDLPVASALSAGGRRLATERLAWPKVARAMHSAYERLLSGEKRERTPTEVVVAR, encoded by the coding sequence ATGAAGGTCCTTCACGTAGTTCCATGTCTCGACCCGCGTACGGGAGGGCCGGCGCGAAGTGTCCCGGCGCTATGTTCCGCGCTCGAAGGCGCGGGAGCCGAGATCGACCTTTGGACGTTCCGCGCGCCCGGCTCGGCGACAACCGTCCCGGATTCCGGGAACGGCTTTGACGTACGTTGGTTTGCGCCCGCATGGAGAACACGCGAGATGCCGACGCGAGATTTCCGCGACGCCTTACGTGCATCGGCCAAGGACTACGATCTCATCCACCTTCACAGCCTGTGGGGGCCCGCGATCACGTTGGCCGCGAGGGAATCCTCGCGAGCGGGAGTACCATACGTCATCTCCCCGCGCGGGATGCTTCAGACGGCATCGAGGCGCAGAAACGGGTTCGTGAAGGCGGCGTACTTCGAACTCTTGGAAAAATCGACTGTACGACGGGCACGCGCCATCCATTTCTTCAACGAGTACGAGGCGGCAGACTCGAAAACGAGCGTGGGTGACCACACCGAGACGTTCGTGGTCCCAAATGGCATCGATCTGCCCACCACCATCCCCGCCAAAGGCGGCTTCCGCGCCGCCTTCCCCCAGGTGGCGCAAAGGCGGATGCTGCTTTTCCTCGGCCGACTCCACTGGAGCAAAGGGCTCGATCTCCAATTGATGGCGCTCCAACGTGTCCTAAGGACGCGCGGCGACGTGGTGCTCGTCTTCGCGGGCCCCGATGGAGGCGAACGACGCGGCCTCGAGACATTGTCGCAGGAACTCGGAATCGCGGACCACGTGTGTTTCACCGGCCCGCTTTCCACGGTCCAGGCGATGGAGGCGATCGTCGATGCAGACACCTTCCTCCTCACTTCGCTCCACGAGGCGCATTCCGTCGCGATGAACGAGGCGCTTGCCCTCGGCACGCCGCTTGTGATCACGGAAAACATCTGTTTCGGATTGCTCAACGAGTACGCCGCCGCCCGTGTCGTGGCGTGGGACCCGGACGCGCTCGCGAATGGAATCACGGATGTCCTTTCGGACCTACCGGTCGCAAGCGCCCTGTCGGCCGGTGGGCGCCGCCTGGCGACGGAGCGCCTCGCATGGCCGAAGGTCGCCCGGGCGATGCACTCGGCCTATGAGCGGCTTCTGTCCGGCGAAAAACGGGAACGAACCCCCACGGAGGTGGTCGTGGCGCGATGA
- a CDS encoding glycosyltransferase: MKVEAAGPSTGPGIEPGTASAKWDSVRKSRIVHVLGAPNIGGVETHALAIIKNHDSRRVEPHVVFLTSPKGRLESDFRAIAQVHFCEYRPGRRASFILRLAYLLLRLRASAVLCHAFGLHALVSVAARIALVRKVVVTIQNARPERSRLVVARKAARIARAFGVVEVAPSMHVRREIRTLYGAGRDDALIPNGLDLLPRSAPNASQSIAAAHRAGPLIGTIARMDPIKDHENLIRAFAHVAMAVPTARLVLVGDGPTRTEIERLLAKFGLRESVDLLGDVRDAKALLPQWDIFAFATSEDEGFGVAITEAMAAGLPIVATDIGPCREVLGNGECGVLVPPRDPQAMAAAMIALWKDEERRMELGKRAREFALANYDAKITTRKYEALLGINGA, from the coding sequence TTGAAGGTGGAGGCCGCCGGCCCATCGACAGGGCCCGGCATCGAACCCGGAACCGCCAGCGCAAAATGGGATTCTGTGAGAAAGTCGCGGATCGTTCACGTCCTCGGTGCGCCGAACATCGGCGGTGTTGAGACCCATGCACTGGCAATCATCAAGAACCACGATTCCCGACGAGTGGAACCCCATGTCGTGTTCCTCACCTCCCCGAAGGGACGTCTCGAAAGCGATTTCCGCGCTATCGCGCAGGTTCATTTTTGTGAATACCGGCCTGGAAGAAGAGCGTCGTTCATCCTTCGCCTGGCTTATCTCCTCCTTAGACTCCGGGCCAGTGCGGTACTCTGTCACGCATTCGGCTTGCACGCGCTCGTTTCCGTCGCGGCCCGGATAGCTCTCGTGAGAAAGGTCGTCGTCACGATCCAAAACGCCCGACCCGAACGGTCGCGCCTCGTGGTGGCGCGCAAGGCCGCGCGCATCGCACGCGCGTTCGGCGTCGTGGAAGTGGCACCGTCCATGCACGTCCGTCGCGAGATCAGGACCCTCTACGGCGCCGGACGCGATGACGCCTTGATCCCCAACGGCCTTGATCTTTTGCCCCGATCGGCTCCAAACGCGTCACAATCGATAGCTGCTGCCCACCGAGCCGGACCCTTGATAGGGACGATTGCCAGGATGGATCCAATCAAGGATCACGAAAATCTGATTAGGGCCTTTGCGCACGTGGCAATGGCCGTGCCCACCGCGCGTCTTGTCCTTGTCGGGGACGGGCCCACGCGCACCGAGATCGAGAGGCTTCTCGCTAAATTCGGCCTGCGAGAGAGCGTCGACCTGCTTGGAGACGTGAGAGATGCGAAGGCACTTCTCCCGCAATGGGACATCTTCGCATTCGCGACCAGTGAGGACGAAGGATTTGGCGTGGCGATAACCGAAGCCATGGCCGCAGGCCTTCCCATCGTCGCCACGGACATCGGCCCATGCCGCGAAGTCCTTGGTAACGGCGAATGCGGAGTCTTGGTGCCCCCGCGCGATCCCCAGGCGATGGCCGCGGCCATGATCGCCCTTTGGAAGGATGAGGAACGACGCATGGAATTGGGAAAACGAGCGCGCGAGTTCGCGTTGGCGAACTACGACGCAAAGATCACGACCCGCAAATACGAGGCCCTGCTTGGCATCAACGGCGCTTGA
- a CDS encoding glycosyltransferase — protein MLPSDYLPHSVGGRENFTHGLATNLVKRGHDVRVAFHVCYGRPDPGIYEMDGVQVHALASLPDVERADVYACRPKATPGYGELLDSFQPDIVHLHDFGFSASLTHIELAKKRGAKVVMTYHSPGQSCLQRSLLLRGKTPCDGEILEKRCTSCRLESNGAPAPIARLASEVDLSGVARLLPGQAGRLFSAREMTKRFASAWQEMTSSIDLMHVYARWVRDLVLTNGVPESNVFLTSTGNPSDPTVTPDESLWQNGSMERGLRVLYMGRITKVKGVDVLVRAVKSLPRGLGIRVVIAGGGSPDQDAMLDAMRRLAAGDKRIFFAGPMERQALIGITSTADVCVVPSTWLETGPLTVLESWSVGIPVIGSRLGGIEELVSERNGGLLFPPGDHAALARILDTLATDHEALAELRATVPAPPTMAHVATEIERAYQHLLGQEAPRRREITQEAATE, from the coding sequence ATGCTCCCTAGCGACTACTTGCCCCACTCGGTCGGAGGGCGAGAGAACTTTACACATGGCCTCGCCACCAACCTGGTGAAGCGAGGCCACGACGTCCGTGTGGCCTTCCACGTGTGCTACGGGCGACCCGACCCGGGAATCTACGAGATGGATGGCGTCCAGGTGCACGCACTTGCATCTCTTCCGGACGTGGAACGGGCTGACGTGTACGCCTGCCGTCCGAAAGCAACCCCCGGTTACGGCGAACTCCTCGATTCCTTCCAGCCCGACATCGTGCACCTACACGATTTTGGGTTCAGCGCATCTCTGACGCACATCGAATTGGCGAAGAAGCGGGGCGCCAAGGTCGTCATGACCTATCATAGCCCTGGCCAATCGTGTCTTCAACGTAGTCTTCTTCTCCGCGGCAAGACGCCATGCGACGGCGAGATCCTGGAAAAACGATGCACGTCGTGCAGGCTGGAATCCAATGGGGCGCCGGCGCCGATCGCGCGCCTCGCGAGCGAGGTCGATCTTTCGGGCGTCGCGCGTTTGTTGCCGGGCCAGGCGGGACGACTTTTCTCGGCGCGCGAAATGACAAAGAGGTTCGCTTCAGCGTGGCAAGAGATGACGTCATCGATCGATCTCATGCACGTGTACGCCCGCTGGGTCCGCGATCTGGTGCTGACCAACGGCGTCCCGGAATCCAATGTGTTCCTTACGTCCACGGGCAACCCCTCCGATCCGACCGTTACGCCGGACGAGAGCCTCTGGCAGAATGGATCGATGGAAAGGGGACTACGCGTCCTTTACATGGGGCGCATTACCAAAGTGAAGGGTGTTGACGTGCTTGTGCGCGCCGTCAAGTCTCTTCCGAGAGGTCTGGGGATACGAGTCGTAATCGCGGGCGGCGGCTCGCCCGACCAGGATGCAATGCTCGACGCAATGCGCCGACTTGCGGCAGGCGACAAGCGAATCTTTTTCGCAGGCCCCATGGAGCGCCAAGCTCTCATCGGGATCACGTCGACGGCCGACGTATGCGTCGTCCCGTCCACATGGCTTGAAACGGGCCCACTAACCGTCCTTGAGTCGTGGTCCGTGGGCATTCCGGTAATCGGGTCGAGGCTTGGTGGCATCGAAGAACTCGTAAGCGAACGAAACGGCGGCCTCCTCTTTCCTCCTGGGGACCACGCGGCGCTTGCGAGAATCCTCGACACTCTAGCCACCGACCATGAAGCTTTGGCAGAGCTGAGGGCTACGGTCCCCGCGCCACCCACTATGGCGCATGTCGCAACCGAGATTGAACGCGCGTACCAACACCTCCTCGGCCAAGAGGCCCCGCGTAGGCGCGAAATCACGCAAGAGGCCGCGACCGAATGA
- a CDS encoding methyltransferase domain-containing protein — translation MIDAEDHEWFERLLVCPRDRLDVTLDKDSLACSKDHRYPVVAGVPVMLIGETEPTHSTITTSLALADEWKREKNEDQTIDRLLSPGEIDPFVQKEIAATNGYMYRPLIGRLKRYPIPRLPLEPGQGKTFLEIGSNWGRWCVAAERQGYAAIGLDPSLPAVMAANRVAKQLGVSPRFVVGDGRALPFRDASFDTCFSYSVLQHFSKKDATNALQDMGRVLRPGGTSLVQLPNRYGVRNVLHQARQGFKEATGFGVRYWTAGEMRAVFGKAIGKTRIMIDGFFTLNPQTTDLDLLRPEHRAVVRVSETLKSLSKLAPPLMGLADSLYALSTRDRKTIA, via the coding sequence ATGATCGATGCAGAGGATCACGAATGGTTCGAGAGGCTCCTAGTCTGCCCGCGCGACCGCCTCGACGTGACGCTCGACAAGGATTCCTTGGCGTGCAGCAAGGACCATCGGTACCCCGTGGTGGCCGGCGTTCCAGTGATGCTCATCGGCGAAACCGAACCGACCCATTCAACGATCACGACGTCGCTCGCGCTGGCCGACGAATGGAAACGGGAAAAGAACGAGGACCAAACGATCGATCGCCTGCTCTCACCCGGCGAAATCGACCCGTTCGTCCAAAAGGAGATCGCGGCCACCAACGGGTACATGTACCGCCCATTGATCGGGCGGCTCAAGCGTTATCCCATCCCTCGACTCCCGCTCGAGCCCGGGCAGGGGAAGACCTTTCTGGAGATCGGGTCAAATTGGGGCCGCTGGTGTGTCGCGGCCGAACGCCAAGGATATGCCGCCATAGGACTCGACCCGTCGCTTCCCGCCGTAATGGCCGCCAACCGCGTCGCGAAGCAATTGGGCGTTTCTCCACGATTTGTGGTCGGCGACGGAAGGGCCCTGCCATTTCGCGACGCCAGCTTCGACACGTGCTTCTCCTACAGTGTCTTGCAGCATTTTTCGAAGAAAGACGCGACAAATGCCCTTCAAGACATGGGCCGGGTGCTTCGGCCGGGAGGGACGTCCCTCGTGCAACTGCCGAACCGCTACGGAGTGCGAAACGTCTTGCATCAGGCGCGCCAGGGCTTCAAGGAGGCCACTGGCTTTGGGGTCCGTTATTGGACGGCCGGCGAGATGAGGGCCGTCTTCGGTAAGGCAATAGGAAAGACCCGCATAATGATCGATGGATTCTTCACCCTGAACCCGCAGACGACCGACCTCGACCTACTTCGACCAGAACATCGCGCGGTCGTGCGCGTTTCCGAGACGCTGAAATCGCTCAGCAAGTTGGCTCCGCCGCTGATGGGACTGGCGGACAGCCTCTATGCACTCTCGACGCGCGACAGGAAAACCATAGCCTAG
- a CDS encoding glycosyltransferase family 4 protein, with protein sequence MKVAVLCAKFGPYHEAQLRQAARSGEASGDELTGIEIAGSQSDYGWTNATSGRSGFDRRTLFPEADYWQLRGNEKREALQHELGRMKPDVVFIPGWAFDEARAGLSWAMKTRTPRVIISDSQPMDASQGIRKSLYRRTILARFDAAFVAGSPHVRYMETLGVPRDRCVTGCDVVDNSRFASRSASDSQGQDPDRRPRLLSCLRLIDRKNVPAVIEALHRAKADWTWTITGEGPTRPAIEAKIRELGMTEKIRLTGRVDEDALVEEYHRADVYIQPSLAEPWGLAVNEAMAAGLPVMVSDPCGCAEDLVSDGVNGLRFDPRDPVAIREALDRMSDERKRWPDMGKASSKIIADWDLPRYSDGFWKAAAIATGVRGRKGTGGFGDFLLRRVL encoded by the coding sequence ATGAAAGTCGCCGTCCTGTGCGCCAAGTTCGGGCCCTACCACGAGGCGCAGTTGAGGCAGGCCGCCCGGTCGGGCGAGGCTTCCGGCGATGAGCTGACAGGCATCGAGATAGCGGGGTCTCAAAGTGACTACGGCTGGACCAACGCGACATCGGGACGGAGCGGCTTCGACAGAAGGACGCTCTTCCCGGAGGCCGATTATTGGCAACTACGGGGAAACGAGAAGCGGGAGGCGCTCCAGCACGAGCTTGGCCGAATGAAGCCAGACGTCGTTTTCATTCCAGGCTGGGCATTTGACGAGGCTCGCGCGGGCCTATCATGGGCGATGAAGACACGAACGCCGCGAGTAATCATTTCGGACAGCCAACCCATGGATGCAAGCCAAGGCATCCGCAAGTCGCTCTACCGGCGCACGATCCTCGCCCGTTTCGACGCTGCATTCGTCGCCGGCTCGCCCCATGTTCGCTACATGGAGACGCTTGGCGTCCCGCGCGACAGGTGCGTGACCGGTTGCGATGTGGTCGACAATTCCCGGTTCGCGAGCCGATCTGCAAGTGATTCGCAGGGGCAAGACCCAGACCGTCGACCGAGATTACTAAGTTGCCTACGACTCATCGATCGGAAGAATGTGCCTGCCGTCATCGAGGCCCTTCACCGTGCCAAAGCCGATTGGACGTGGACCATCACGGGTGAAGGACCAACACGACCGGCAATCGAGGCAAAGATACGCGAACTCGGAATGACCGAGAAGATCCGGTTGACGGGCCGAGTCGACGAGGATGCGTTGGTCGAGGAGTACCATCGTGCCGACGTCTACATCCAACCGAGTCTTGCGGAACCATGGGGCCTCGCGGTGAACGAGGCGATGGCCGCTGGCCTGCCGGTCATGGTGTCAGACCCCTGCGGTTGTGCGGAGGATCTGGTTTCAGACGGCGTGAATGGTCTAAGATTCGACCCGCGCGATCCCGTGGCGATACGCGAGGCGCTAGACCGCATGTCCGATGAGCGCAAGCGGTGGCCCGATATGGGAAAGGCGTCCTCGAAGATCATTGCCGATTGGGACCTTCCACGATACTCGGACGGGTTCTGGAAGGCCGCGGCAATCGCGACCGGCGTTCGGGGCCGGAAAGGCACAGGGGGATTCGGCGACTTCTTGTTACGACGAGTTCTGTGA
- a CDS encoding methyltransferase domain-containing protein, protein MRPELIEILACPKCDAGLSISTRQEKTGEIESGQLNCQGCNQTYPIVHGIPRFVVGGDDYASNFGIQWEKFNRTQIDAFNRTKESEKRFRAETGWDENDLQRRLVLDAGCGAGRFTAIAASWGAMVVAVDLTARAIEACARNTKELGLQVDCIQASIYALPFRRGVFDKLFSLGVLQHTPDPAKAMRTLPIYLRPGGEIAYWIYERRWTRFLMARTYLRPITRRLPPRANYILSLFLTAIFFPITLVISLLPGGQTVVKCFPISARHYWRRLSIREQWHWTVLDTFDTYAPAYEFVQSEADVVSSLEAASVEGISRRPARGMAIVGRKAATGGALQ, encoded by the coding sequence TTGCGACCGGAACTGATCGAAATCCTTGCGTGCCCAAAATGCGACGCCGGCCTTTCGATTTCGACCAGGCAGGAAAAGACCGGCGAAATAGAGAGCGGTCAGCTGAACTGCCAAGGATGTAACCAGACATACCCGATAGTTCACGGAATCCCTCGTTTCGTCGTAGGCGGAGATGACTACGCATCGAATTTTGGTATCCAGTGGGAAAAATTCAACCGGACCCAGATCGACGCTTTCAACCGCACCAAGGAATCGGAGAAACGATTCCGGGCCGAGACTGGATGGGATGAAAACGATCTCCAACGCAGGCTCGTACTGGACGCCGGCTGTGGCGCCGGTCGGTTCACGGCGATCGCCGCCTCTTGGGGCGCAATGGTCGTGGCGGTCGATTTGACCGCCAGAGCCATCGAGGCATGTGCACGGAACACGAAGGAACTCGGCCTGCAGGTGGATTGCATCCAGGCCTCCATCTACGCCTTGCCATTCCGGCGCGGCGTGTTTGACAAACTATTCTCCCTCGGCGTGCTCCAGCACACGCCCGACCCCGCCAAAGCCATGCGAACGCTCCCCATCTATCTGAGACCAGGCGGTGAGATCGCTTACTGGATCTACGAACGCCGATGGACGCGTTTCTTGATGGCCCGGACGTACCTTCGTCCCATCACACGCCGGTTGCCTCCCCGAGCCAACTACATCTTGAGCCTTTTCCTGACCGCGATCTTCTTTCCGATCACCCTCGTCATCTCGCTTCTACCCGGCGGACAGACCGTCGTCAAGTGTTTTCCCATATCTGCGCGCCACTACTGGAGGCGCCTGAGTATTCGCGAACAGTGGCATTGGACCGTCCTCGACACGTTCGACACGTATGCCCCGGCCTACGAGTTCGTCCAGAGCGAGGCCGATGTCGTTTCGTCGCTTGAGGCCGCGAGCGTCGAGGGCATTTCCCGGCGACCCGCCCGGGGCATGGCGATAGTCGGCCGGAAAGCGGCGACCGGCGGTGCCCTGCAATGA
- a CDS encoding oligosaccharide repeat unit polymerase codes for MSEDQLSKEPPRVAHAQWALCILMLILASLAPTTTDVEMRTAVTILAGLSIALVISCGIEALHTRSLGKTLLMASVFLFFWIDALTMAYEALPFATPRGGPTILIGSQYPGTLVSTGLFYVALFQVMLLAGYSYRPDLGRVGGFVRARVDSLSDSKRNLKIALVALAILPWLAGYRFDVIEGVTDLIESRSHDEAMAQGDWGRYLYPFGMFGMALVFAEAVVSKPARRPPWLGLAGLGIMIAIFGGARHILLFVLLPALALGLLSFRAMTRKRALTVIAAAVVVLLLFQAQFAYRQYGWDKIGTYVPNELGKLSSVDQFSALLFAEYLVPSQHPYFLEPTIHYFALHWIPRMFWADKPIVETWQYFNSQYTQGDPGYNVTPSIIGQYYMSWGILGIVFIALWLGFLMVFAERLLRSLDLQRQRCMAVSLVMLMAFVIASFRLYAPVYFGYFAYGFLATILLTYPIPTRAPSINAAVGATAPETT; via the coding sequence ATGAGCGAGGACCAATTGTCAAAAGAGCCGCCGCGCGTCGCCCACGCGCAGTGGGCGCTCTGCATCCTGATGCTGATACTCGCATCACTTGCACCGACGACGACCGACGTCGAGATGCGGACCGCCGTCACGATTCTGGCCGGCCTATCGATAGCCTTGGTGATCTCGTGTGGGATCGAGGCGTTACACACGCGTTCCCTCGGAAAAACGCTGCTCATGGCCTCCGTGTTCCTCTTTTTTTGGATTGACGCCCTCACCATGGCGTATGAGGCGTTGCCTTTCGCCACGCCTCGTGGCGGCCCCACGATCCTCATCGGATCCCAATATCCGGGGACGCTGGTCTCCACGGGCCTTTTCTATGTGGCCCTTTTCCAGGTCATGCTTCTCGCCGGATACTCTTACCGACCTGACCTTGGTCGCGTTGGTGGATTCGTGCGGGCGCGCGTTGACTCTCTTTCAGACAGCAAGCGGAACCTCAAGATTGCGCTGGTGGCGCTTGCGATCCTCCCGTGGCTAGCGGGGTATCGCTTCGATGTGATCGAAGGCGTGACGGACCTGATAGAATCCCGGAGCCACGACGAGGCGATGGCCCAAGGTGATTGGGGTCGTTACCTGTACCCCTTCGGCATGTTTGGCATGGCGCTCGTGTTCGCCGAAGCGGTCGTTTCGAAACCTGCGAGGCGCCCACCCTGGTTAGGGCTCGCGGGTCTTGGCATCATGATCGCGATATTCGGTGGGGCAAGGCACATCCTATTGTTTGTCTTGCTGCCCGCCCTCGCGCTTGGGCTACTGTCGTTTCGGGCCATGACCCGCAAGCGGGCGCTCACAGTCATCGCAGCCGCCGTCGTGGTGCTATTGCTTTTCCAGGCGCAGTTCGCCTACCGACAATACGGTTGGGACAAGATCGGCACATACGTGCCGAACGAACTGGGGAAGCTTTCAAGCGTGGACCAGTTCAGCGCGCTCCTCTTCGCCGAGTACCTGGTGCCCAGTCAGCACCCCTATTTCCTCGAACCCACCATCCACTACTTCGCGTTGCATTGGATCCCGAGGATGTTCTGGGCCGACAAACCAATCGTGGAGACGTGGCAATATTTCAATTCTCAATACACCCAAGGTGATCCAGGCTACAACGTCACACCGTCGATCATAGGCCAGTACTACATGAGTTGGGGGATACTGGGAATCGTGTTCATCGCGCTGTGGCTTGGGTTTCTCATGGTATTCGCCGAGCGGTTGCTTCGATCGCTCGACCTCCAACGGCAGCGTTGCATGGCGGTCTCGCTCGTCATGCTGATGGCATTCGTGATAGCGTCCTTCCGCCTTTACGCGCCGGTATATTTCGGGTACTTCGCGTACGGGTTCCTGGCGACGATCCTCCTCACGTACCCCATCCCGACCAGGGCCCCATCGATAAACGCTGCGGTCGGCGCCACCGCTCCCGAAACAACGTGA
- a CDS encoding glycosyltransferase family 4 protein, protein MASTALESRSDETAPKASQGRAIAVLGNAGDPAAWSGIPYHFFKAAHEIGFASSALNLHLERVKWRRFAWNAGRVLSGDRPGGFQYSPSCLEKLYRAAGTQIEGNELVSHFQLFPPPRLAKDADVRYGHYIDMPLKPLFDEYGEGSRIGRRIRQEALESERQAYSGAHRVVCMSRWAADAVRHGCGIEGAKVKVVLPGANLDESVVERLTAGIDGSPVEADLAKRPFRLGFTGKHPERKGLRRLVGAAELLAKRGHGVEVRVIGEVPADLRKHRLLRSFGFIDKRGEMERFVREVSGFDLGCLPSYAEGLGISTLESLRLGVPVLGTAVGGIPDAIPAGAGILVERDVTPDGLADAIEPLIVDASRYTRMRQEARRLRHHYAWKRAAQEFEKSWT, encoded by the coding sequence TTGGCATCAACGGCGCTTGAATCGCGATCAGACGAGACGGCCCCGAAGGCGTCGCAGGGGCGGGCAATTGCGGTCCTCGGCAATGCTGGCGATCCAGCGGCCTGGAGCGGCATCCCGTACCACTTCTTCAAGGCGGCCCACGAGATTGGCTTCGCCAGTTCGGCGCTCAACCTCCATCTGGAGCGCGTCAAATGGCGACGATTCGCCTGGAACGCGGGCCGTGTCCTTTCCGGCGACCGACCGGGCGGCTTCCAATACTCGCCCTCGTGCCTTGAGAAGCTGTATCGGGCCGCCGGCACCCAAATCGAAGGAAACGAATTGGTCAGTCATTTCCAGCTTTTTCCACCGCCGCGCCTGGCGAAAGACGCCGACGTGCGCTATGGACATTACATCGACATGCCCTTGAAGCCACTGTTCGACGAGTACGGCGAGGGCTCGCGGATCGGCCGACGCATCCGACAAGAGGCGCTCGAATCCGAACGCCAAGCCTACTCGGGCGCACATCGTGTCGTTTGCATGTCGCGTTGGGCCGCCGACGCCGTTCGACATGGCTGTGGCATAGAAGGTGCCAAGGTCAAAGTCGTACTCCCGGGCGCAAATCTGGACGAGAGTGTCGTGGAGCGTCTTACCGCCGGCATCGACGGCTCCCCGGTCGAGGCCGATCTCGCGAAGCGCCCGTTCCGCCTCGGTTTCACGGGAAAACACCCGGAACGAAAGGGATTGAGGCGACTTGTCGGAGCGGCCGAGCTACTGGCCAAACGAGGCCATGGGGTTGAAGTACGCGTCATCGGCGAGGTCCCCGCCGATCTCCGGAAACATCGACTGTTAAGATCTTTTGGCTTCATCGACAAACGAGGGGAAATGGAACGCTTCGTGCGCGAAGTGTCAGGTTTCGACCTGGGCTGTCTCCCCTCTTACGCGGAGGGCCTCGGCATCTCGACCCTTGAATCTTTGAGGCTAGGAGTCCCAGTGCTCGGCACGGCCGTAGGTGGGATACCGGACGCGATTCCAGCCGGCGCCGGGATCCTCGTGGAACGAGACGTGACGCCCGATGGCCTCGCGGATGCCATCGAACCCTTGATCGTGGACGCCTCGAGATATACCCGCATGCGGCAAGAAGCACGCCGTCTCCGACATCACTACGCATGGAAACGTGCCGCGCAAGAATTCGAAAAGTCGTGGACATAG